The sequence below is a genomic window from Gouania willdenowi unplaced genomic scaffold, fGouWil2.1 scaffold_340_arrow_ctg1, whole genome shotgun sequence.
aactGTCAATAGAACCTTCATTACAGAAAACGAGGTGAACTAGAAAGTTAGGATTTTTCTGCTCCTTTAAGCAATacacacttgatatttcagtgggtcacatttttactgaaaacaaCTGTCGTGGTCTTGTTTCCTGGACCTGTTTCCTGGTTTGTGTCCTGGTCTGGTTCAGTCCGTGTCTGTGTCTCCACAGCAGATCCAGGCGCTccgtcagcagcagcagctggggGCCTCTGGAGGCTCGGGGGCGGGGCCTCCTCCCCTGCTGGGGGGCTCCAGAACCTTCACCACGGCCCAGGGTCAGACGGGCCTGGTCCAGCAGGGCCTCCTCAGAGTGGGCAGCAGCAACTCCAACTCACTGGTTGGTCCCTCACTCACTGCTTCTCTTTAAACATTGGAGACACATGTTCACCTCATGTTTCTgaccttttcttcttctcctcctcttcctcacaggGTTCTTCATCTGGTTTGAAAGGCTCTTCTTCAGGAAACAGCATCTCCCTCGTGGGTCTGAACGACTCTCCAGCTAGCCGTCAGGCCGCGGCTAAGCTAGCCCTTCGTAAACAACTAGAGAAAACCCTGATGGAAATCCCCCCTCCCAAACCCCCCTCCCCAGACTTTAACTTCATGCCCTCAGCGGCAAACAACGAGTTCATCTACCTGGTGGGACTGGAGGAGGTGGTGCACAACCTGCTGGACTCCATCCACAGGAGTATGTCCGCTTCCTCATTTCAATCACTGTTTTAtctcaatttatttattatttcatttagatgtatttattattttatttaaatttatttattttaaatatttttactattttatttaagtttatgtatttattattttatttaaatttatttatgattttatttcgatgtattttttttatatacatttattgttttattttatttccatgtatttattattattttttatttccttttatttaatattcttatttcgatttattttttatttaatttaaatgtatttattattttatttcaatgtattattttattttcatttatttgatgttttattacaatttatttcttttatttcaatacatttattattttatttctatttaatctttattttatttgtattatttctggTTGTTTGATGTGTTGATGATATGTGTGTGTTCCAGGTAAAACAGGGAGGCCTCTGGTTAGGAACGTTCTCAAAGAGCCCttcacctgcacacagtgcagCACTGACTTCACCTGCCAGTGGAGGCTGGACAAAGCAAAGGGCGGAGTCACACTGTGCGAGGACTGCATGTCGTCCAATCAGAAGAAGGCTCTGAAGGCCGAGCACACCAATAGGCTGAAGTCGGCCTTCGTCAAAGCTCTGCAGCAGGAGCAGGAGATCGAACAGCGACTCATTCAGACCACGATGACGAAGACCACGACGAAGGCTGAGCAGGTGGCGACTCAGCAGATGAAGCAGGTGCAGGCCAGACTCTCCGCCCTCCAGCAACAGCAGCACCAACAGGCTAGAGGCTCCGCCCCCCATCAGCACCAACACCACCAACACCACCACCAACAGGCCAACAGAGCCTCCAACATCCTCCACCATCACACCATCAAACAGGTGGGAACACACCACTGTTTATAtttctgaatgtttttttaacaatttgagcccatttttgcttatttttttaccctttttctgcaactacaccaaactttccatattttaacctattttcatcactttttcttgccatatttttgctccttttactgtattttttcttcattactcccatttctgccatttctcaatcaaatttcaatgccttttctgcacattttttccacttttatgaCATGTTcaccacttataaaccctttccaccacttttccacctaatgtcacatatgttgacccattattgtgacttttaacctcttttcactatatttcatgcttatttttgccaatttaaccacattcactattttgTCATGCTGAcacttaaaaactgtttttatcacttttttgtctgtttttatccactctaatttgcaacttttaacctatttctgtggtttttaaaatcccatttcccaccttttccaccatttaaaaaaaaacaaaaaacttttaacccattttatttctgcttaaaacaatcatttacatctttaagatggctATATACTATGGTAAATAGGTAATAGTCACAGGATTACATGTTCATCAATCAAACCTTAACATCAACTCTCACAACTGCTTCATGCCATCAAaatacaagattaaaaaaagacaagacaGTCAAAGATCCCAAGTGATGCACGTTTGAAGTATTTCAGGATATCAGCTGATTGGCTGGTAACAATTGGAATTTTTTGTGTTAcccagaaattgggagtaactttaaataaatgtttcatatctccaaataatataattaaaaaccaGAGCAtttcaacacacaaaatgacatgaaaaatacacaagttgacaataaaaaaaataacacaaaaaataaacaacaaccaGAAATACAAAGAAAGATGCCACCGaaattacactaaattacactaaaaacacataaaacgtgtccagaaaaaaacagaattactgAAAGTTACACAAAAGacgaaaaaaatatttagtatttgagTTACATTGTAGAAATGTAGGAAATTTCTAGAACTTAAGCCTGGTGTTTTTCTACATTCTTGTGTGTCTCAGCAGAGCTCCCAGGGCCACGTGTCCCGTGGCGTCTCCTCCGTTGGGGGGGTCAGAGGCGTCCCCCActccttctcctcctcgtcCCAGCTGCAGAGTGCCGTGGCGGCCGCCGCTCTGGTCAGTCGGCCAGGTAAGCATGCCCACGTTCCCCAGCGCTCTGTGCAGAGTTCAAAGGTCAGCAGCAGCGGATTCCCCGGCCACAGGAACGCCAGCGGGGGGGGCGGGGCCTCGGCCGCTGCCTGGAGGAAGCAGAGCCACGGCAACACAGGTAGTGAACCAGTGAAACCAGTACGACTCCAGCCTCTGTCCCTACAGTAGCCCCCAccacctcctcctcatcctgggGAGGGAAACACCCCCACTCTAACGACAGCCAATCAGATTCTCCAAATACAACCCCCCCTTCTGTGCGgtggattattttattttcttctttaaagTTATTTCAATTGTTCTAAAAGGAATTTCCAAGTGTtattgaaacaataaaaaacacaacaggacAGGCATAGGCAACTGTCGGCCCGGGACCCACATGAGGCCCTCCGTCTGATTTAGTTCAGACCCCCAAAAAAATCAACcatattactccaaaaacacacagaatgaaaaatgtcagtataaacacacaaaatagaaagatttaataatgacacaaaacgatactaaaaacacacaaaatgagagaaagattTACTAAATTATACCAATAACACACATACAatggcaaaaacacacaaaattagaaaaacttacaaaacaacaataaaaacaagcagaaacatacagaaaataacattggaaacatacaaaatgtgtccaaaaacacaaaatgacagaaaaatacacaagataatgaaaaaaaaagacaatgaaaacaAGTAaacgtacacaaaatgacactagaaatacacacaatgaaagaatatactaaataataccaagaacacaaaatgtccagaaacacacaaaatgactagaaaaatacacaaaacaacaataagaacAGCCGAAcatgcataaaatgacaccaaaaacacacaaaataagagacaatTGTAATCATTTGGAAGCTTCTTTCTGTgacttggtgtgtgtgtttgaatccCTGCAACGTTTAATaaggaaatgtaaatgtttttgtgtctagTCCGTCCTGATTAAGTTTGTCGTGTATCAAACTCTTTactctgcttcttcttcttctgtggtgcgTGTGCAGGCGTGACCATGGCGTACGTCAACCCCAGTCTGACGGGTCACAAGGCGTCTGGTTCAGTGGACGCTCGTCAGAGGGAGTACCTGCTGGACATGATCCCCTCACGCTCCTCCATCTCTCAGACTGCTGCAAACACCTGGAAATaaactctgctgctgctccacagCTGCTCCACAGGACCGCCAAGCAATTACAATCCCTGAGTGAATAAACTCCTTTATTTCCTTTGTGTGTTCCTTGAGGTTTTAAGTCacgttgttgttatttttcatgtttcacCATGTTTGCCACATTAGGCTCCTCCCCCTGGCCTTTAATCACAGATGGATTCACCCTCAAACGTtcaaagcaaataaaaaaactaaatacgactctttcttttgcttttttaaattcaagttGTACAATTTTCCATCACCTGTGTAGcttttgaatttattatttatttttggactGGTGTTAAATTAATTCTGTATGAGggctgtttattttttttagccccgcccctttttatttttatttttattgttttaacagCATGCCGACCCGCCATCTCTAAatattataatgtttattttgcttattttaccaTAATGTTCACATTGTTAAAGTCATTTTGGAGGAGCCGAACTCTTCATCCTCGTCATCCTCAGCAGTCCAATCATCTTATTGCTTTGTACAAAACTTAGGTTgaagtttatttgttttctttctttcccccTAGCTCCTTAAGAaagaattaaaattttaaatacatttaaaaaaaaaacaaaaaaaagtcttgtGATTTTATTGCAAAACCAGAAACATTTTAGACATTGACAATAAACTTTTGATATTAGATAAataatgttgtatttttatgttgaaaaagttgtaattttacaagaaaaaagttgtaacattagaaaaaagttatttgagcaacaaaaaaaattacagtaatAAACTTGTAATGTTGTGAGAATACAACtgtgagtgacgtgtgtgtgtgtgtgtgtgtgagagaacgaGTTCTACTGAGGTTCCAACATCGCTAACATCTCATGTTTGTCTTCAGATCGACTAAATCGTTCGGCTTTTACTAAAGTTTTCCGTGGAGAGAAACAACATGAGTATTCAACAATTTTCAGATACCTTGCTAATGCAGGGCTTCCTGTCACTGTCAAAATAAAGCTGCCCAAAAGTAActtaaatcaaatatttatttcccATTCATTGTGAATGTAAAATTTTTACATTCATTAAGTCAAACTAAATTCTATTATCAAAAATATACCTAATtctaaaattatgactttttccTCATGCATGTTGGACTtatatacacaaattgactccataaacacatgACTActgcaaaaaagaaacaaaaaatatacaaaacgacaacaaaaacgtgCAAAATGAGAGGAATgacatacaaaagaaaaatacacaaaaatgactccaaaatcccaatatgacaatacaaatgcacaaaatgacttgcaaaacacagaaaacgaaaacaaaaggattaatatacaaaaaatacacaaactggctcaaaaaataacatcagaaacattcaaaatgaaagaaaaatatacaaaacaaaaatacgcaaacagaaagaaaaatacacacttcTATAAAGATCAGTATTACTGCTTTTTCCCCGTAAATATTActagttttttaatttttaattgtaGTATTCTGACACTTTTTCTTGTGCCAGTTTCTCATAATATGacatgttttttcttataaaCGTAGATTTTCACAACCGTCCCCTGGAGTTTATCATTTTGCTGCGGGTATCATACATGTGATTTACACCTTATTTGATACAATACCTTATTTTGACAGTGACAGGAAGCCCCGCGTTAGCAGGGCATCAAAAAATTGTTAATTCATCATATTGTTCCTCTCCACGGAAATCTTTAGTAAAAGGCGAAAAATTTATTCGATATGAAGAGAAACATGATTTTGTAATGTTACATAGAACTCAGAGGACCtgattctcacacacacacatatcactCACGGTTGgactcaatgtttacttgttctCACTTTGATCCTGATCAATACAATCCATACATTTAACACTCACATCTATATTAGTTTGTTTAgtatctttattttataaagTTAGGGTGAAAAACACGATCGTGCGTCTCCTCCGCACTTCCGGGTTGTTTGACCATTCCTCTTCCAATTGGCTACTTCTGACTATCTGTCCTCCCATTGGCTGTTTACAGCGTGCGTCAGAGTTGTGAATAAACTCCTTTATTTCTATCAGTGCTGCTGTGGGATGAGCATATTTGACACAAAGGACGTTATTTAAAGGAGTTTTAGGTGAACTTCTCTGCATCTGAAGGAAAAATGAAAGGATGAAAAGTGGAAAGTTGCAGTTTTAACTCGATTTTTTCAGGTGGCGCCAGAGAGCAACCTTATAGGAGACGAATAGAGAATTTGAATTAGAATTCagcagtcttcagaaaaacagaacaaacaacactcaataGTCCAACTAATCAACAGAAAGGGTGTAGTTTGAAGCAAACGTTTATATACACATctaccccatcacaacaaaCTAAACAAGGCTCTCaagataatatatattttgataattaGGCAACTGTTACTAACtttacaatacacattcaatatatattctgcacaaaGTTCTATACATACAGTTTATAcgtgcacatcaaacatatttaaatatacgtttacacatttacacacataaataatataataccTTTTAATATGTactacacaaatttcatcaattacattttaaatgtaaaatatggtGTGGtaatatttcaataaattataTTCTCTAACACAATATATACTATTTACTTcacaaatgtaatgaattaaacttcaaatggaaaaaatgatGTGGCAATATTagcataataatgataattgtaTTCAATTATATTCCCCGACGATATTCAACATCATATACATGCATTTCTATGTGACGTATTCTGTCCACAATAACAAACATTGGCGGTGATGCATCAAAGTGAATGCTAgtcgccattaaaacaaaaatccccgaagaagaagaagaagtagaaaaaCCGTAGAAGAAGAAACTGCTGTGTTTGGGCAGCAGAAGCAAGATGGCGGCCTCCAAGGTGAAGCAGGACATGCCTCCTCCGGGTGGATACGCTGCCTTTGATTACAAGAGGAATCTCCCTAAACGAGGACTCTCCGGTACATGTTGTTAACCTCCTCATACACAGCGAAACGTTCCCCCAAAAAACAGCCTTTAAAATACACGTTTTCTTAGTTTACGGCCACTGGTGCTAATGCGTTAGCCGCTGCGGTGCAGAACGAAGCCTAAAAAACCCAACGACTTTCAGCCTTTAATGCATGAGTTTACCAAGTTTACAGCAGATATAGAAGTTTTAATTCGTCCTAAATGTTCGAGAGGTGTCATTAACATTGATTAAAGCTTTCTTTAGGTTCCAATAGGTCATAATAGTGACCTCACTGCTAACACACTGTATACACTGATGCACCCTTATCGACAGTTGtcaaaatattgtcatttattaTGTTGTGTGCATTTAGTAACATACAACAAACTAACTTATCACCAGTAGAAATACTACAGAGACCTGCACACtgagtatttagaataatgaccaatccgaACATTAACACTGGAAATAAGGAagagttttgttattttgtgtattattgttgttgcttttcTGTGTTTGCAGTtttatatatactatactatactatactatactatactatatatatatatatatatatatatatatatatatatatatatttcgtTCTTGTTTTGTGGCTTTTTGGAGGTGtgcatgttttctgttatttgtgtattttttttaattttttttttttactagttcagtctttttgtgtatctttttgattgtgtgtacttttcttttattttctctgtgtgtgtttccggagtgttatgtatttttattgtacagttttcttttctttttcttgtttttatgagttatgtaaatgtttttttctgttatttctgtgtttttttttttttttttttttttttttttttttaaggagttagattttttttttgtatctttttaattttttgtatttttctgtgtgtgtgtgattgagtgagttttttgtatttttcttgtttatattgtgtagttttctgttgttcttgtttttgtgtgtttttggagtttttgtgtattttttagagttatttctgtatattttttaggtgttttttagtagtttgttctttttgtgttttttttttggtcttgtgtattttcctctcattttgtgtgtgtgtgtttctggagttttgtgcatttttcttgtttatattgtatagttttatgttgtttttttatttggtgtatttttggagttattgtgtaaattttttcagttatttctgtgtatttttggagttgttttttgtttttattttcctcgAGCCAAGTTGTGTATTTACTTTGAGGACCACAAAAACAAGAAGATTAACAAACGTGTTTCATTCGTGTATTGCTTTGTTTTGCATAAATATGATATTGCTTTTAAACTTAAGCTGTTCGCTTTATTACGTTACTGCAAAACAGTCGACGTGGACACGTTAACTTGTTTAAATGCCAACATTCTTAGCCCATAAACACacatttcttttctaaactgaACGCTAAATCTCATCATAAATCCTATGTAAGAAGTGTTTCAAAGTAATagaataatgtaatttaattgttcAGTTTGTGCTCTCATCACTACTTCCTTTCCCAACAGGATACAGTATGTTTGGTATTGGCATTGGGATCATGGTGTTTGGCTACTACAGGCTGTTTATGTGGAACAGAGAGAGAAGGTGAGAGAAGCATCCACTGATTCATTCACTGAGGATTAGTtagtgttcatgtgtgtgttattgtgtgtgtttcaggcgCATGCAGATCGAAGAGCTGGAAGCCAGGATAGCGATGATGCCTTTGATCCTGGCAGAACAAGACCGAAGGTTTGGAATCTTAAGAAACATGAAGAAAACGGGATGTTTTTAGGTTGTGTCATAGAATTAAAcgtgtttttattctttcttttctctCAGGGCGTTACGAATGCTGAGGGAAAACCTGGAGGAGGAGGCCATTCTCATGAAGGACGTTCCTGGGTGGAAGGTGAGAACTTTACAACAGAGACGGACAACTGTTATCAACGGGGGCGGAGccaaaaacatgtgattgtacctgatctgagggtcacataaTCAACATTAGTGTCAGCaatagaataaagaccaatcagagctttattattattgtttctgttgttgattATGTGTTCTTGGTTGGGTTGTCACGATATTAGAATTTCAAAGTCGATATCGATGCTCGGGGGGGTGtggctgactcatgttttcacggagcgccgCTGCGCTTGACGAGAAACAGACGGAGTTTTACagacacagcaaagttaaacgggcactgatGGCTCTGTGTTtaagagtcagtgatgatttgcgcagatttttttttggcaattatagacagtgtttgatgtgttttagGCAGTGTT
It includes:
- the LOC114459740 gene encoding transcriptional repressor p66 alpha-like isoform X4; this encodes MSEEAARQTRSQKRALEREAAPLSDSENEIKKPKVDVCELTDPGSGLTDQDTTDRTLTDPQKQEQEGEEEKERGRSQPPPLDLPPLSPPTKDDGNIVIKRHQTDEHASDNQSVSNDSRTQLRHTETKASIMVATEMKATIKVELQTGEQPVDMSTSRGIKKEKRPLSPDEDDDDDDDVIILSDNDSASPPMNGLSHCRELDTDLLMKSSPVERERIIKQLKEELRLEEAKLVLLKKLRQSQIQRDAQQKTSNSSNTSAPPPLIRGTNTNNKVSPQILTGRSSGTVIPPPLVRGGQQLSSKHGAQVIMPTLVRGSQQIQALRQQQQLGASGGSGAGPPPLLGGSRTFTTAQGQTGLVQQGLLRVGSSNSNSLGSSSGLKGSSSGNSISLVGLNDSPASRQAAAKLALRKQLEKTLMEIPPPKPPSPDFNFMPSAANNEFIYLVGLEEVVHNLLDSIHRSKTGRPLVRNVLKEPFTCTQCSTDFTCQWRLDKAKGGVTLCEDCMSSNQKKALKAEHTNRLKSAFVKALQQEQEIEQRLIQTTMTKTTTKAEQVATQQMKQVQARLSALQQQQHQQARGSAPHQHQHHQHHHQQANRASNILHHHTIKQQSSQGHVSRGVSSVGGVRGVPHSFSSSSQLQSAVAAAALVSRPGVTMAYVNPSLTGHKASGSVDARQREYLLDMIPSRSSISQTAANTWK
- the LOC114459740 gene encoding transcriptional repressor p66 alpha-like isoform X3, coding for MSEEAARQTRSQKRALEREAAPLSDSENEIKKPKVDVCELTDPGSGLTDQDTTDRTLTDPQKQEQEGEEEKERGRSQPPPLDLPPLSPPTKDDGNIVIKRHQTDEHASDNQSVSNDSRTQLRHTETKASIMVATEMKATIKVELQTGEQPVDMSTSRGIKKEKRPLSPDEDDDDDDDVIILSDNDSASPPMNGLSHCRELDTDLLMKSSPVERERIIKQLKEELRLEEAKLVLLKKLRQSQIQRDAQQKTSNSSNTSAPPPLIRGTNTNNKVSPQILTGRSSGTVIPPPLVRGGQQLSSKHGAQVIMPTLVRGSQIQALRQQQQLGASGGSGAGPPPLLGGSRTFTTAQGQTGLVQQGLLRVGSSNSNSLGSSSGLKGSSSGNSISLVGLNDSPASRQAAAKLALRKQLEKTLMEIPPPKPPSPDFNFMPSAANNEFIYLVGLEEVVHNLLDSIHRSKTGRPLVRNVLKEPFTCTQCSTDFTCQWRLDKAKGGVTLCEDCMSSNQKKALKAEHTNRLKSAFVKALQQEQEIEQRLIQTTMTKTTTKAEQVATQQMKQVQARLSALQQQQHQQARGSAPHQHQHHQHHHQQANRASNILHHHTIKQQSSQGHVSRGVSSVGGVRGVPHSFSSSSQLQSAVAAAALVSRPGKHAHVPQRSVQSSKVSSSGFPGHRNASGGGGASAAAWRKQSHGNTGVTMAYVNPSLTGHKASGSVDARQREYLLDMIPSRSSISQTAANTWK
- the LOC114459744 gene encoding NADH dehydrogenase [ubiquinone] 1 alpha subcomplex subunit 13-like, with the translated sequence MAASKVKQDMPPPGGYAAFDYKRNLPKRGLSGYSMFGIGIGIMVFGYYRLFMWNRERRRMQIEELEARIAMMPLILAEQDRRALRMLRENLEEEAILMKDVPGWKVGESCFHTDRWVQPMSEELFNLRPREQLLHERFGFLWYV
- the LOC114459740 gene encoding transcriptional repressor p66 alpha-like isoform X2, encoding MSEEAARQTRSQKRALEREAAPLSDSENEIKKPKVDVCELTDPGSGLTDQDTTDRTLTDPQKQEQEGEEEKERGRSQPPPLDLPPLSPPTKDDGNIVIKRHQTDEHASDNQSVSNDSRTQLRHTETKASIMVATEMKATIKVELQTGEQPVDMSTSRGIKKEKRPLSPDEDDDDDDDVIILSDNDSASPPMNGLSHCRELDTDLLMKSSPVERERIIKQLKEELRLEEAKLVLLKKLRQSQIQRDAQQKTSNSSNTSAPPPLIRGTNTNNKVSPQILTGRSSGTVIPPPLVRGGQQLSSKHGAQVIMPTLVRGSQQIQALRQQQQLGASGGSGAGPPPLLGGSRTFTTAQGQTGLVQQGLLRVGSSNSNSLGSSSGLKGSSSGNSISLVGLNDSPASRQAAAKLALRKQLEKTLMEIPPPKPPSPDFNFMPSAANNEFIYLVGLEEVVHNLLDSIHRSKTGRPLVRNVLKEPFTCTQCSTDFTCQWRLDKAKGGVTLCEDCMSSNQKKALKAEHTNRLKSAFVKALQQEQEIEQRLIQTTMTKTTTKAEQVATQQMKQVQARLSALQQQQHQQARGSAPHQHQHHQHHHQQANRASNILHHHTIKQSSQGHVSRGVSSVGGVRGVPHSFSSSSQLQSAVAAAALVSRPGKHAHVPQRSVQSSKVSSSGFPGHRNASGGGGASAAAWRKQSHGNTGVTMAYVNPSLTGHKASGSVDARQREYLLDMIPSRSSISQTAANTWK
- the LOC114459740 gene encoding transcriptional repressor p66 alpha-like isoform X1, whose protein sequence is MSEEAARQTRSQKRALEREAAPLSDSENEIKKPKVDVCELTDPGSGLTDQDTTDRTLTDPQKQEQEGEEEKERGRSQPPPLDLPPLSPPTKDDGNIVIKRHQTDEHASDNQSVSNDSRTQLRHTETKASIMVATEMKATIKVELQTGEQPVDMSTSRGIKKEKRPLSPDEDDDDDDDVIILSDNDSASPPMNGLSHCRELDTDLLMKSSPVERERIIKQLKEELRLEEAKLVLLKKLRQSQIQRDAQQKTSNSSNTSAPPPLIRGTNTNNKVSPQILTGRSSGTVIPPPLVRGGQQLSSKHGAQVIMPTLVRGSQQIQALRQQQQLGASGGSGAGPPPLLGGSRTFTTAQGQTGLVQQGLLRVGSSNSNSLGSSSGLKGSSSGNSISLVGLNDSPASRQAAAKLALRKQLEKTLMEIPPPKPPSPDFNFMPSAANNEFIYLVGLEEVVHNLLDSIHRSKTGRPLVRNVLKEPFTCTQCSTDFTCQWRLDKAKGGVTLCEDCMSSNQKKALKAEHTNRLKSAFVKALQQEQEIEQRLIQTTMTKTTTKAEQVATQQMKQVQARLSALQQQQHQQARGSAPHQHQHHQHHHQQANRASNILHHHTIKQQSSQGHVSRGVSSVGGVRGVPHSFSSSSQLQSAVAAAALVSRPGKHAHVPQRSVQSSKVSSSGFPGHRNASGGGGASAAAWRKQSHGNTGVTMAYVNPSLTGHKASGSVDARQREYLLDMIPSRSSISQTAANTWK